From the Bos taurus isolate L1 Dominette 01449 registration number 42190680 breed Hereford chromosome 22, ARS-UCD2.0, whole genome shotgun sequence genome, one window contains:
- the IL17RE gene encoding interleukin-17 receptor E isoform X4 — protein sequence MGSPRLAALLLPLLQLLTGLSASAGIGCPFLPRWSTRCLLASRMVRMAVSLEGLPRFLTISSRPPTSPQSLGVLAAATVPTAGVCIWCRVPRRKLLSSCCLSEKGHHNSSLSPDSSHKGLRSKRTQPVDPEAGEGLSRSGSQKLGGPEFSFDLLPETRAIQVTIPPGPEVSVRLCHQWALECEDLSHPFDAQKIVPGSHTVDLPYEFLLPCLCIEASYLQEDTVRRKKCPFQDQPEAYGSDFWESMNFTDHSQHNQMVMAVTLRCPLKLEASLCQRRGWPTLCEDLPNAMARESEGWYVVEKVDLHPQLCFKFSFGNSSHVECPHRTFAAPSWNVSMDTQAQQVVLHFSSRTHVTFSAAWNHPGLGQDSVVPPVYSVSQTQGSTPVTLDLIVPFLRPGGCVLVWRSDVQFAWKRLLCPDVSHRRLGLLILALLAFTTLLGVVLVLTCRRPLSGPERAPPVLLLHVAESEAQRRLVGALAELLRAALGGGRDVIVDLWEGTRVARVGPLPWLWAARARVARERGTVVLLWSSAGPSPTGGPDPRAAPLRALLRAAPRPLLLLVYFSRLCAKGDIPPPLRALPRYRLLHDLPRLLRALDARASTEATTRGRFVAQPRLRGRVELCRRLELEAAKLADQG from the exons ATGGGGAGCCCCAGACTGGCAGCCCTGCTCCTGCCTCTTCTCCAGCTGCTCACTGGCCTGTCTGCCTCTGCTGGGATTGGCTGCCCCTTCCTTCCCCGCTGGAGTACTCGCTGTCTACTGGCCTCCCGCATGGTAAG GATGGCAGTTTCACTG GAAGGTCTGCCCAGATTCCTCACCATATCCAGCCGGCCCCCCACCTCTCCCCAAAGCCTTGGTGTGCTTGCTGCTGCCACTGTCCCCACTGCTGGTGTCTGCATCTGGTGTCGGGTCCCTCGG AGGAAGTTGCTGAGTAGCTGCTGCCTGTCTGAGAAGGGCCATCACAACTCCAGCCTCTCCCCAGATAGCTCCCACAAGGGGCTACGCTCCAAAAGAACCCAGCCGGTAGATCCAGAGGCAGGGGAAGGTCTCTCCAGATCCGGCTCACAAAAGCTTGGAG GACCTGAGTTCTCCTTTGACTTGCTGCCTGAGACAAGGGCTATTCAAGTGACCATTCCTCCAGGCCCAGAGGTCAGTGTGCGTCTTTGCCACCAGTGGGCACTGGAGTGTGAGGACCTGAGCCATCCCTTCGATGCCCAG AAAATTGTGCCTGGGAGCCACACTGTAGACCTGCCTTATGAATTCCTTCTGCCCTGTCTGTGCATCGAG GCATCCTACCTGCAAGAGGACACCGTGAGGCGCAAAAAATGTCCCTTCCAGGACCAGCCTGAAGCCT ATGGCTCAGACTTCTGGGAGTCAATGAACTTCACTGACCACAGCCAGCACAATCAGATGGTCATGGCCGTGACACTCCGCTGCCCACTGAAGCTGGAGGCCTCCCTGTGCCAGAGGCGGGGCTGGCCGACCCTCTGCGAAGACCTCCCCAATGCCATGGCTCGAGAGTCAGAGGGG TGGTATGTCGTAGAGAAAGTGGACTTGCATCCCCAGCTCTGCTTCAAG ttttcttttggaaACAGCAGCCACGTTGAATGCCCCCACCGGACATTCG CAGctccatcctggaatgtgagcaTGGATACCCAGGCCCAGCAGGTGGTCCTTCACTTCTCTTCAAGGACGCATGTCACCTTCAGTGCTGCCTGGAACCACCCAGGCTTGGGGCAGGACAGCGTGGTGCCCCCCGTGTACAGCGTCAGCCAG ACTCAGGGCTCAACCCCAGTGACCCTAGACCTCATCGTTCCCTTCCTGAGGCCAGGAGGCTGTGTCCTG GTGTGGAGGTCAGATGTCCAGTTTGCCTGGAAGCGCCTCTTGTGTCCAGATG TCTCTCACAGACGCCTGGGGCTCTTGATCCTGGCACTGCTGGCCTTCACCACTCTACTAGGAGTTGTTTTGGTTCTCACGTGCCGGCGTCCACTGTCAG GCCCCGAACGAGCGCCGCCGGTGCTGCTGCTGCACGTGGCGGAGTCTGAGGCCCAGCGGCGCCTGGTGGGAGCACTTGCTGAACTGTTGCGAGCCGCGCTGGGCGGCGGGCGCGACGTGATCGTGGACCTTTGGGAGGGCACACGGGTGGCACGCGTGGGCCCCCTGCCGTGGCTCTGGGCGGCTCGGGCACGTGTGGCGCGGGAGCGAGGCACCGTGGTTCTTCTGTGGAGCAGTGCCGGCCCCAGCCCCACGGGCGGCCCGGATCCTCGCGCTGCGCCCCTGCGCGCCCTGCTTCGCGCCGCCCCGcgcccgctgctgctgctggtttACTTTAGTCGTCTCTGTGCCAAGGGCGACATTCCCCCGCCCCTGCGCGCCCTGCCCCGCTACCGCCTGCTGCACGACCTGCCGCGCCTGCTGCGCGCCCTGGATGCTCGGGCTTCTACTGAAGCCACCACCCGGGGCCGCTTCGTCGCCCAGCCGCGCCTGAGGGGTCGCGTGGAACTGTGCCGCAGGCTGGAACTGGAGGCCGCCAAACTTGCCGACCAAGGCTGA
- the IL17RE gene encoding interleukin-17 receptor E isoform X6, whose product MGSPRLAALLLPLLQLLTGLSASAGIGCPFLPRWSTRCLLASRMDGSFTGRSAQIPHHIQPAPHLSPKPWCACCCHCPHCWCLHLVSGPSGLQWGWLRLLVQKSEKSYKFWLCRRHRMPASAQRKLLSSCCLSEKGHHNSSLSPDSSHKGLRSKRTQPVDPEAGEGLSRSGSQKLGGPEFSFDLLPETRAIQVTIPPGPEVSVRLCHQWALECEDLSHPFDAQKIVPGSHTVDLPYEFLLPCLCIEASYLQEDTVRRKKCPFQDQPEAYGSDFWESMNFTDHSQHNQMVMAVTLRCPLKLEASLCQRRGWPTLCEDLPNAMARESEGWYVVEKVDLHPQLCFKFSFGNSSHVECPHRTFAAPSWNVSMDTQAQQVVLHFSSRTHVTFSAAWNHPGLGQDSVVPPVYSVSQTQGSTPVTLDLIVPFLRPGGCVLVWRSDVQFAWKRLLCPDVSHRRLGLLILALLAFTTLLGVVLVLTCRRPLSGPERAPPVLLLHVAESEAQRRLVGALAELLRAALGGGRDVIVDLWEGTRVARVGPLPWLWAARARVARERGTVVLLWSSAGPSPTGGPDPRAAPLRALLRAAPRPLLLLVYFSRLCAKGDIPPPLRALPRYRLLHDLPRLLRALDARASTEATTRGRFVAQPRLRGRVELCRRLELEAAKLADQG is encoded by the exons ATGGGGAGCCCCAGACTGGCAGCCCTGCTCCTGCCTCTTCTCCAGCTGCTCACTGGCCTGTCTGCCTCTGCTGGGATTGGCTGCCCCTTCCTTCCCCGCTGGAGTACTCGCTGTCTACTGGCCTCCCGCATG GATGGCAGTTTCACTG GAAGGTCTGCCCAGATTCCTCACCATATCCAGCCGGCCCCCCACCTCTCCCCAAAGCCTTGGTGTGCTTGCTGCTGCCACTGTCCCCACTGCTGGTGTCTGCATCTGGTGTCGGGTCCCTCGG GGCTTCAGTGGGGCTGGCTCCGCCTCCTAGTGCAGAAATCCGAAAAGTCTTACAAGTTCTGGCTctgtaggagacacaggatgcCAGCGTCTGCTCAG AGGAAGTTGCTGAGTAGCTGCTGCCTGTCTGAGAAGGGCCATCACAACTCCAGCCTCTCCCCAGATAGCTCCCACAAGGGGCTACGCTCCAAAAGAACCCAGCCGGTAGATCCAGAGGCAGGGGAAGGTCTCTCCAGATCCGGCTCACAAAAGCTTGGAG GACCTGAGTTCTCCTTTGACTTGCTGCCTGAGACAAGGGCTATTCAAGTGACCATTCCTCCAGGCCCAGAGGTCAGTGTGCGTCTTTGCCACCAGTGGGCACTGGAGTGTGAGGACCTGAGCCATCCCTTCGATGCCCAG AAAATTGTGCCTGGGAGCCACACTGTAGACCTGCCTTATGAATTCCTTCTGCCCTGTCTGTGCATCGAG GCATCCTACCTGCAAGAGGACACCGTGAGGCGCAAAAAATGTCCCTTCCAGGACCAGCCTGAAGCCT ATGGCTCAGACTTCTGGGAGTCAATGAACTTCACTGACCACAGCCAGCACAATCAGATGGTCATGGCCGTGACACTCCGCTGCCCACTGAAGCTGGAGGCCTCCCTGTGCCAGAGGCGGGGCTGGCCGACCCTCTGCGAAGACCTCCCCAATGCCATGGCTCGAGAGTCAGAGGGG TGGTATGTCGTAGAGAAAGTGGACTTGCATCCCCAGCTCTGCTTCAAG ttttcttttggaaACAGCAGCCACGTTGAATGCCCCCACCGGACATTCG CAGctccatcctggaatgtgagcaTGGATACCCAGGCCCAGCAGGTGGTCCTTCACTTCTCTTCAAGGACGCATGTCACCTTCAGTGCTGCCTGGAACCACCCAGGCTTGGGGCAGGACAGCGTGGTGCCCCCCGTGTACAGCGTCAGCCAG ACTCAGGGCTCAACCCCAGTGACCCTAGACCTCATCGTTCCCTTCCTGAGGCCAGGAGGCTGTGTCCTG GTGTGGAGGTCAGATGTCCAGTTTGCCTGGAAGCGCCTCTTGTGTCCAGATG TCTCTCACAGACGCCTGGGGCTCTTGATCCTGGCACTGCTGGCCTTCACCACTCTACTAGGAGTTGTTTTGGTTCTCACGTGCCGGCGTCCACTGTCAG GCCCCGAACGAGCGCCGCCGGTGCTGCTGCTGCACGTGGCGGAGTCTGAGGCCCAGCGGCGCCTGGTGGGAGCACTTGCTGAACTGTTGCGAGCCGCGCTGGGCGGCGGGCGCGACGTGATCGTGGACCTTTGGGAGGGCACACGGGTGGCACGCGTGGGCCCCCTGCCGTGGCTCTGGGCGGCTCGGGCACGTGTGGCGCGGGAGCGAGGCACCGTGGTTCTTCTGTGGAGCAGTGCCGGCCCCAGCCCCACGGGCGGCCCGGATCCTCGCGCTGCGCCCCTGCGCGCCCTGCTTCGCGCCGCCCCGcgcccgctgctgctgctggtttACTTTAGTCGTCTCTGTGCCAAGGGCGACATTCCCCCGCCCCTGCGCGCCCTGCCCCGCTACCGCCTGCTGCACGACCTGCCGCGCCTGCTGCGCGCCCTGGATGCTCGGGCTTCTACTGAAGCCACCACCCGGGGCCGCTTCGTCGCCCAGCCGCGCCTGAGGGGTCGCGTGGAACTGTGCCGCAGGCTGGAACTGGAGGCCGCCAAACTTGCCGACCAAGGCTGA
- the IL17RE gene encoding interleukin-17 receptor E isoform X7, protein MPASAQRKLLSSCCLSEKGHHNSSLSPDSSHKGLRSKRTQPVDPEAGEGLSRSGSQKLGGPEFSFDLLPETRAIQVTIPPGPEVSVRLCHQWALECEDLSHPFDAQKIVPGSHTVDLPYEFLLPCLCIEASYLQEDTVRRKKCPFQDQPEAYGSDFWESMNFTDHSQHNQMVMAVTLRCPLKLEASLCQRRGWPTLCEDLPNAMARESEGWYVVEKVDLHPQLCFKFSFGNSSHVECPHRTFAAPSWNVSMDTQAQQVVLHFSSRTHVTFSAAWNHPGLGQDSVVPPVYSVSQTQGSTPVTLDLIVPFLRPGGCVLVWRSDVQFAWKRLLCPDVSHRRLGLLILALLAFTTLLGVVLVLTCRRPLSGPERAPPVLLLHVAESEAQRRLVGALAELLRAALGGGRDVIVDLWEGTRVARVGPLPWLWAARARVARERGTVVLLWSSAGPSPTGGPDPRAAPLRALLRAAPRPLLLLVYFSRLCAKGDIPPPLRALPRYRLLHDLPRLLRALDARASTEATTRGRFVAQPRLRGRVELCRRLELEAAKLADQG, encoded by the exons atgcCAGCGTCTGCTCAG AGGAAGTTGCTGAGTAGCTGCTGCCTGTCTGAGAAGGGCCATCACAACTCCAGCCTCTCCCCAGATAGCTCCCACAAGGGGCTACGCTCCAAAAGAACCCAGCCGGTAGATCCAGAGGCAGGGGAAGGTCTCTCCAGATCCGGCTCACAAAAGCTTGGAG GACCTGAGTTCTCCTTTGACTTGCTGCCTGAGACAAGGGCTATTCAAGTGACCATTCCTCCAGGCCCAGAGGTCAGTGTGCGTCTTTGCCACCAGTGGGCACTGGAGTGTGAGGACCTGAGCCATCCCTTCGATGCCCAG AAAATTGTGCCTGGGAGCCACACTGTAGACCTGCCTTATGAATTCCTTCTGCCCTGTCTGTGCATCGAG GCATCCTACCTGCAAGAGGACACCGTGAGGCGCAAAAAATGTCCCTTCCAGGACCAGCCTGAAGCCT ATGGCTCAGACTTCTGGGAGTCAATGAACTTCACTGACCACAGCCAGCACAATCAGATGGTCATGGCCGTGACACTCCGCTGCCCACTGAAGCTGGAGGCCTCCCTGTGCCAGAGGCGGGGCTGGCCGACCCTCTGCGAAGACCTCCCCAATGCCATGGCTCGAGAGTCAGAGGGG TGGTATGTCGTAGAGAAAGTGGACTTGCATCCCCAGCTCTGCTTCAAG ttttcttttggaaACAGCAGCCACGTTGAATGCCCCCACCGGACATTCG CAGctccatcctggaatgtgagcaTGGATACCCAGGCCCAGCAGGTGGTCCTTCACTTCTCTTCAAGGACGCATGTCACCTTCAGTGCTGCCTGGAACCACCCAGGCTTGGGGCAGGACAGCGTGGTGCCCCCCGTGTACAGCGTCAGCCAG ACTCAGGGCTCAACCCCAGTGACCCTAGACCTCATCGTTCCCTTCCTGAGGCCAGGAGGCTGTGTCCTG GTGTGGAGGTCAGATGTCCAGTTTGCCTGGAAGCGCCTCTTGTGTCCAGATG TCTCTCACAGACGCCTGGGGCTCTTGATCCTGGCACTGCTGGCCTTCACCACTCTACTAGGAGTTGTTTTGGTTCTCACGTGCCGGCGTCCACTGTCAG GCCCCGAACGAGCGCCGCCGGTGCTGCTGCTGCACGTGGCGGAGTCTGAGGCCCAGCGGCGCCTGGTGGGAGCACTTGCTGAACTGTTGCGAGCCGCGCTGGGCGGCGGGCGCGACGTGATCGTGGACCTTTGGGAGGGCACACGGGTGGCACGCGTGGGCCCCCTGCCGTGGCTCTGGGCGGCTCGGGCACGTGTGGCGCGGGAGCGAGGCACCGTGGTTCTTCTGTGGAGCAGTGCCGGCCCCAGCCCCACGGGCGGCCCGGATCCTCGCGCTGCGCCCCTGCGCGCCCTGCTTCGCGCCGCCCCGcgcccgctgctgctgctggtttACTTTAGTCGTCTCTGTGCCAAGGGCGACATTCCCCCGCCCCTGCGCGCCCTGCCCCGCTACCGCCTGCTGCACGACCTGCCGCGCCTGCTGCGCGCCCTGGATGCTCGGGCTTCTACTGAAGCCACCACCCGGGGCCGCTTCGTCGCCCAGCCGCGCCTGAGGGGTCGCGTGGAACTGTGCCGCAGGCTGGAACTGGAGGCCGCCAAACTTGCCGACCAAGGCTGA
- the IL17RE gene encoding interleukin-17 receptor E isoform X3 produces the protein MSRRKPWDDGEGPHREQSLVSIGNHRKPAAHWPVCLCWDWLPLPSPLEYSLSTGLPHGKDGSFTGRSAQIPHHIQPAPHLSPKPWCACCCHCPHCWCLHLVSGPSGLQWGWLRLLVQKSEKSYKFWLCRRHRMPASAQRKLLSSCCLSEKGHHNSSLSPDSSHKGLRSKRTQPVDPEAGEGLSRSGSQKLGGPEFSFDLLPETRAIQVTIPPGPEVSVRLCHQWALECEDLSHPFDAQKIVPGSHTVDLPYEFLLPCLCIEASYLQEDTVRRKKCPFQDQPEAYGSDFWESMNFTDHSQHNQMVMAVTLRCPLKLEASLCQRRGWPTLCEDLPNAMARESEGWYVVEKVDLHPQLCFKFSFGNSSHVECPHRTFAAPSWNVSMDTQAQQVVLHFSSRTHVTFSAAWNHPGLGQDSVVPPVYSVSQTQGSTPVTLDLIVPFLRPGGCVLVWRSDVQFAWKRLLCPDVSHRRLGLLILALLAFTTLLGVVLVLTCRRPLSGPERAPPVLLLHVAESEAQRRLVGALAELLRAALGGGRDVIVDLWEGTRVARVGPLPWLWAARARVARERGTVVLLWSSAGPSPTGGPDPRAAPLRALLRAAPRPLLLLVYFSRLCAKGDIPPPLRALPRYRLLHDLPRLLRALDARASTEATTRGRFVAQPRLRGRVELCRRLELEAAKLADQG, from the exons ATGAGCAGGAGGAAGCCGTGGGACGACGGGGAGGGACCCCACAGAGAACAGAGCCTCGTCAGCATCGGAAACCACAGGAAACCAG CTGCTCACTGGCCTGTCTGCCTCTGCTGGGATTGGCTGCCCCTTCCTTCCCCGCTGGAGTACTCGCTGTCTACTGGCCTCCCGCATGGTAAG GATGGCAGTTTCACTG GAAGGTCTGCCCAGATTCCTCACCATATCCAGCCGGCCCCCCACCTCTCCCCAAAGCCTTGGTGTGCTTGCTGCTGCCACTGTCCCCACTGCTGGTGTCTGCATCTGGTGTCGGGTCCCTCGG GGCTTCAGTGGGGCTGGCTCCGCCTCCTAGTGCAGAAATCCGAAAAGTCTTACAAGTTCTGGCTctgtaggagacacaggatgcCAGCGTCTGCTCAG AGGAAGTTGCTGAGTAGCTGCTGCCTGTCTGAGAAGGGCCATCACAACTCCAGCCTCTCCCCAGATAGCTCCCACAAGGGGCTACGCTCCAAAAGAACCCAGCCGGTAGATCCAGAGGCAGGGGAAGGTCTCTCCAGATCCGGCTCACAAAAGCTTGGAG GACCTGAGTTCTCCTTTGACTTGCTGCCTGAGACAAGGGCTATTCAAGTGACCATTCCTCCAGGCCCAGAGGTCAGTGTGCGTCTTTGCCACCAGTGGGCACTGGAGTGTGAGGACCTGAGCCATCCCTTCGATGCCCAG AAAATTGTGCCTGGGAGCCACACTGTAGACCTGCCTTATGAATTCCTTCTGCCCTGTCTGTGCATCGAG GCATCCTACCTGCAAGAGGACACCGTGAGGCGCAAAAAATGTCCCTTCCAGGACCAGCCTGAAGCCT ATGGCTCAGACTTCTGGGAGTCAATGAACTTCACTGACCACAGCCAGCACAATCAGATGGTCATGGCCGTGACACTCCGCTGCCCACTGAAGCTGGAGGCCTCCCTGTGCCAGAGGCGGGGCTGGCCGACCCTCTGCGAAGACCTCCCCAATGCCATGGCTCGAGAGTCAGAGGGG TGGTATGTCGTAGAGAAAGTGGACTTGCATCCCCAGCTCTGCTTCAAG ttttcttttggaaACAGCAGCCACGTTGAATGCCCCCACCGGACATTCG CAGctccatcctggaatgtgagcaTGGATACCCAGGCCCAGCAGGTGGTCCTTCACTTCTCTTCAAGGACGCATGTCACCTTCAGTGCTGCCTGGAACCACCCAGGCTTGGGGCAGGACAGCGTGGTGCCCCCCGTGTACAGCGTCAGCCAG ACTCAGGGCTCAACCCCAGTGACCCTAGACCTCATCGTTCCCTTCCTGAGGCCAGGAGGCTGTGTCCTG GTGTGGAGGTCAGATGTCCAGTTTGCCTGGAAGCGCCTCTTGTGTCCAGATG TCTCTCACAGACGCCTGGGGCTCTTGATCCTGGCACTGCTGGCCTTCACCACTCTACTAGGAGTTGTTTTGGTTCTCACGTGCCGGCGTCCACTGTCAG GCCCCGAACGAGCGCCGCCGGTGCTGCTGCTGCACGTGGCGGAGTCTGAGGCCCAGCGGCGCCTGGTGGGAGCACTTGCTGAACTGTTGCGAGCCGCGCTGGGCGGCGGGCGCGACGTGATCGTGGACCTTTGGGAGGGCACACGGGTGGCACGCGTGGGCCCCCTGCCGTGGCTCTGGGCGGCTCGGGCACGTGTGGCGCGGGAGCGAGGCACCGTGGTTCTTCTGTGGAGCAGTGCCGGCCCCAGCCCCACGGGCGGCCCGGATCCTCGCGCTGCGCCCCTGCGCGCCCTGCTTCGCGCCGCCCCGcgcccgctgctgctgctggtttACTTTAGTCGTCTCTGTGCCAAGGGCGACATTCCCCCGCCCCTGCGCGCCCTGCCCCGCTACCGCCTGCTGCACGACCTGCCGCGCCTGCTGCGCGCCCTGGATGCTCGGGCTTCTACTGAAGCCACCACCCGGGGCCGCTTCGTCGCCCAGCCGCGCCTGAGGGGTCGCGTGGAACTGTGCCGCAGGCTGGAACTGGAGGCCGCCAAACTTGCCGACCAAGGCTGA
- the IL17RE gene encoding interleukin-17 receptor E isoform X5: MWPGWLVGNEEELWGRAGQGQAEARAPAGTALPAAAQQAGPGPAAHLRAVQPCTGRLDPTEPHGEPQTGSPAPASSPAAHWPVCLCWDWLPLPSPLEYSLSTGLPHGKDGSFTGRSAQIPHHIQPAPHLSPKPWCACCCHCPHCWCLHLVSGPSGLQWGWLRLLVQKSEKSYKFWLCRRHRMPASAQKIVPGSHTVDLPYEFLLPCLCIEASYLQEDTVRRKKCPFQDQPEAYGSDFWESMNFTDHSQHNQMVMAVTLRCPLKLEASLCQRRGWPTLCEDLPNAMARESEGWYVVEKVDLHPQLCFKFSFGNSSHVECPHRTFAAPSWNVSMDTQAQQVVLHFSSRTHVTFSAAWNHPGLGQDSVVPPVYSVSQTQGSTPVTLDLIVPFLRPGGCVLVWRSDVQFAWKRLLCPDVSHRRLGLLILALLAFTTLLGVVLVLTCRRPLSGPERAPPVLLLHVAESEAQRRLVGALAELLRAALGGGRDVIVDLWEGTRVARVGPLPWLWAARARVARERGTVVLLWSSAGPSPTGGPDPRAAPLRALLRAAPRPLLLLVYFSRLCAKGDIPPPLRALPRYRLLHDLPRLLRALDARASTEATTRGRFVAQPRLRGRVELCRRLELEAAKLADQG; encoded by the exons ATGTGGCCTGGCTGGCTGGTTGGGAACGAGGAGGAGCTCTGGGGCAGGGCGGGGCAGGGGCAGGCTGAGGCGAGGGCTCCTGCTGGCACTGCACTCCCGGCTGCTGCGCAGCAAGCCGGCCCAGGCCCTGCCGCCCACCTTCGGGCCGTGCAGCCATGCACTGGGCGCCTTGACCCTACGGAACCCCATGGGGAGCCCCAGACTGGCAGCCCTGCTCCTGCCTCTTCTCCAGCTGCTCACTGGCCTGTCTGCCTCTGCTGGGATTGGCTGCCCCTTCCTTCCCCGCTGGAGTACTCGCTGTCTACTGGCCTCCCGCATGGTAAG GATGGCAGTTTCACTG GAAGGTCTGCCCAGATTCCTCACCATATCCAGCCGGCCCCCCACCTCTCCCCAAAGCCTTGGTGTGCTTGCTGCTGCCACTGTCCCCACTGCTGGTGTCTGCATCTGGTGTCGGGTCCCTCGG GGCTTCAGTGGGGCTGGCTCCGCCTCCTAGTGCAGAAATCCGAAAAGTCTTACAAGTTCTGGCTctgtaggagacacaggatgcCAGCGTCTGCTCAG AAAATTGTGCCTGGGAGCCACACTGTAGACCTGCCTTATGAATTCCTTCTGCCCTGTCTGTGCATCGAG GCATCCTACCTGCAAGAGGACACCGTGAGGCGCAAAAAATGTCCCTTCCAGGACCAGCCTGAAGCCT ATGGCTCAGACTTCTGGGAGTCAATGAACTTCACTGACCACAGCCAGCACAATCAGATGGTCATGGCCGTGACACTCCGCTGCCCACTGAAGCTGGAGGCCTCCCTGTGCCAGAGGCGGGGCTGGCCGACCCTCTGCGAAGACCTCCCCAATGCCATGGCTCGAGAGTCAGAGGGG TGGTATGTCGTAGAGAAAGTGGACTTGCATCCCCAGCTCTGCTTCAAG ttttcttttggaaACAGCAGCCACGTTGAATGCCCCCACCGGACATTCG CAGctccatcctggaatgtgagcaTGGATACCCAGGCCCAGCAGGTGGTCCTTCACTTCTCTTCAAGGACGCATGTCACCTTCAGTGCTGCCTGGAACCACCCAGGCTTGGGGCAGGACAGCGTGGTGCCCCCCGTGTACAGCGTCAGCCAG ACTCAGGGCTCAACCCCAGTGACCCTAGACCTCATCGTTCCCTTCCTGAGGCCAGGAGGCTGTGTCCTG GTGTGGAGGTCAGATGTCCAGTTTGCCTGGAAGCGCCTCTTGTGTCCAGATG TCTCTCACAGACGCCTGGGGCTCTTGATCCTGGCACTGCTGGCCTTCACCACTCTACTAGGAGTTGTTTTGGTTCTCACGTGCCGGCGTCCACTGTCAG GCCCCGAACGAGCGCCGCCGGTGCTGCTGCTGCACGTGGCGGAGTCTGAGGCCCAGCGGCGCCTGGTGGGAGCACTTGCTGAACTGTTGCGAGCCGCGCTGGGCGGCGGGCGCGACGTGATCGTGGACCTTTGGGAGGGCACACGGGTGGCACGCGTGGGCCCCCTGCCGTGGCTCTGGGCGGCTCGGGCACGTGTGGCGCGGGAGCGAGGCACCGTGGTTCTTCTGTGGAGCAGTGCCGGCCCCAGCCCCACGGGCGGCCCGGATCCTCGCGCTGCGCCCCTGCGCGCCCTGCTTCGCGCCGCCCCGcgcccgctgctgctgctggtttACTTTAGTCGTCTCTGTGCCAAGGGCGACATTCCCCCGCCCCTGCGCGCCCTGCCCCGCTACCGCCTGCTGCACGACCTGCCGCGCCTGCTGCGCGCCCTGGATGCTCGGGCTTCTACTGAAGCCACCACCCGGGGCCGCTTCGTCGCCCAGCCGCGCCTGAGGGGTCGCGTGGAACTGTGCCGCAGGCTGGAACTGGAGGCCGCCAAACTTGCCGACCAAGGCTGA